The Aeoliella mucimassa genome includes the window AGGATTCAATGTGCTTCATCTGGCACTGATCAGGACTAGCGATCACATCGAGCACACCGATTACGATAGCCCGACCGCGGATATCAGCAGCCAGCGATGAGAAGAAGATATCGATTGGCAGATTGAGACCACCAGTGAGCACCTAGTTGGTAAGTACTAGGTGGCCATTCGAACCTATTCAATTCTTCTTTAGTGGCATATTATCGATTGTATTTGCCTCGGCCATAACCGAATCGCGAACTCGATAATACTTATCGGATTAAGCCCGGCCAGCCGTTCGTCGATCGTGCTCTTAGAGTCCGGCGACAATCGCTGGCTGGCGGAATGGTTGCCTAGGAAAGGGTTGCCGTAAGTCGGAAGTTGGTGCTGCGTGACGTCACTGTCGGGCGCGTCGAAAGACGACACCAGGAATTCATTCCCCACAACATTCGAGAACGCAATATCTAACCGATTCTATTTGCTAGGCCCAACCCCAGTTTTCCATGTTTTGTGGCCAGCCGGTCCAGACTCCCCACCCGCTGTGGCAGGCGGGCCGCTCTTATGCGAGAATAAACCGCACTGCGTCGATGGGCTTTTGCAATCAGGGAGATAGATACGTGACGGTCGAGGTTCGGCAGGTCTCCGACAGTCGGCAAGCGATTGCCGATTTCATCGCGGTGAGTAACAGCGTGTACGCCGGCGATCGGCACTACACCAAGCCCACTCGCAAATCGGTGGAGCGTAGCCTCACACGGCCCGAGTTTGCCGGCCGCCAGCGGTGCTTCCTGGCCGAACGCCAAGGCAAGTTCGTTGGCCGACTCGTCGCCCGGTTGCCAGCGGAAGATTCACAGGCCGTTGGAGAGTCATCGGTATTGCCGGCGACCATCGGCGACTTCGAATCGCATAACGATCCGCAAGCGGCTGTCGCCATGTTGCTGGCGGCGGTTCGCTGGCTCCGCGAACAAGGTGCGACCGAAATCATCGGGCCGATGGAGGGCGACACCTGGCATCGCTATCGCTTGGTCACGGGGCCGTTCGACGATCCTCCGTTTCTGATGGAGCCCTACAACCCAGCTTACTACCCTGCGTTATGGCAGCAAGCGGGATTCGCACCGTTCGAAACCTATCACTCGAAGAAGCTCGAAGATGTTCGCACGGCCCTCGAGCGATTTGAGCCCATTCACCAGCGAGCGGTGAATCGCGGGTTTGTGCTTGAGCCGTTTCGTGTTGACCAGTTCGAGAGCGAACTCGAGCGACTCTATCGTTTGTCGCTTGCCATCTTCGCTGCCAACAAGTTGTACTCACCAATTTCGGCCGACGAGTTCTTCAAGCTATACGAATCGGCCCGCTCGCTGCTCGATCGCCGACTGGTTTGGTTCGCCTGCTCGCCTGAGGGAGAAGACGTGGGGTTCGTATTTGCGGTGCACGACTACCACGACGCGGCTGTCGCCATGCGAGGGCAGGACGGTTGGTTGGCGAAGCTGCGGTTCGTGATGCACAAACGCCGAGCCAAGGCGATCAATATCAAGTCTCTAGGCGTGGTGCCTGGTCAGCGGCATTCCGGATTGGGGGTCGCCCTGGTCGCGCAGGTGTATCGTGAGATGCTCGGCATGGGCTTCCAGCGGGCGAATCTCTGTTTGATTCACGACGACAATCCCTCGAGCCGGCTCGACGCGGGGCTCGGTACCATGCTTCGCCATTACACTTTGTACAAATTCGAAGGGGCCATTTAAGTGCAGGACGACAAGGCCAACGTGGTGAGCCTGCTGAAAGCAGCCGCGGAACGCAACGCCGACCGACAGGCGATTGTCATGGGCGACGGGGCCGACTCTACCCAGCGGATCACGTTTGGCGACCTCTGGAGTCGTGTCGATCGCGTCGGGGCTGGACTCTCCAAATTGGGCATCGAACAGGGCGATCGCGCGGTGATCATGATTCCCATGTCGATCGACCTCTACACGTTGTTGTTGGCGGTGCTCAAGATCGGGGCCGCAGCCGTGTTTGTCGACCCTTGGATCTCCCGGCAACAGATCGCCCGCTTCGCAGCCTTCTCGGAGCCCAAGGCCTATTTCGGCATTGGCAAAGCTCATTTGCTGCGGTGGATGGATTCGCAGCTTCGCCAGATTCCCCTCACGGTCACTACCGGCAATCGTTGGGGTGGATGGGCGGCTCGTCACTCGCTGGAGGAACTCCTAAGCACCGCAGGCGATGGTCGCATCGCCGGTGTCGAGGGAGACGATTCGGCACTTATTACGTTCACCACCGGGTCAAGTGGCGAGCCGAAAGGGGCTAATCGTACGCACGGCTACCTGCTGGCGCAGCACGCCGCGTTGCAGCATGAGTTTCCATACCACGATTCCGACATTGACCTGACAATGTTCCCCGTGTTCGCGCTCAACAATCTGGCGAAGGGCATCCCGACGATTGTTCCCGAAATCGACTTTCGCAAGGTGGCCGAAGCCGATGGCGGGGCGCTGGTGAATCAGATCGCACGTGAGCAAGTTGCCACCATCACCGGCTCGCCGCCGTTGATCGATCGTATGTGCAAAGCTCTAGTAGGAAGCAGTCCGCCGAGCTCGCTCCGCCGGATCCTGGTCGGTGGGGCACCGGTTAGCGATGCTCAGCTGAC containing:
- a CDS encoding AMP-binding protein, which codes for MQDDKANVVSLLKAAAERNADRQAIVMGDGADSTQRITFGDLWSRVDRVGAGLSKLGIEQGDRAVIMIPMSIDLYTLLLAVLKIGAAAVFVDPWISRQQIARFAAFSEPKAYFGIGKAHLLRWMDSQLRQIPLTVTTGNRWGGWAARHSLEELLSTAGDGRIAGVEGDDSALITFTTGSSGEPKGANRTHGYLLAQHAALQHEFPYHDSDIDLTMFPVFALNNLAKGIPTIVPEIDFRKVAEADGGALVNQIAREQVATITGSPPLIDRMCKALVGSSPPSSLRRILVGGAPVSDAQLTFWQQRLPNVEIVVVYGSTEAEPVAHIPAAERLEIASNPVASHDGYCVGKPTDLLQSKVIRIVDSPVQLNENDWSDWQVPAGEVGELVVTGEHVGRDYFRNPQAVAANKIVDRHGTIWHRMGDTGYFDHLGRFWLVGRVHSTIRRDGVLVHPQVVEQIAAGDPVEQVAALGIEDAVHDERLVVVASISRATDAAARTIADRLAKRGVEWDEIALTEGRLPVDPRHNSKIDYARLRTELESSRASRDFVRWKPKDLRNT